AAGACTACATGCCGAGAAATAATGACTTTTCTTGTCTTTAGATCAAGGCATCGGTAGCCCTTGTGGTTTGATGGGTAGCCAAGAAAAACGCAGGGTGTGGAACGAGGGGCTAGTTTATGGAGAAAAGAGTGATTCAGGTTGGGAAAGCATAAGCAGCCAAAGGTTTTTAGGTGGTGATAAGAGGGTTGTTTTTGGTAAAGGGTTGTGTAAGGAACACGGTTTTGAATGGAAGCTGAGGGTAGAATGTTGAGTAAATGAACAGCAGTGTGAAGAGCTTCCACCCAGTAGGAAGGTGGTAGGCGAGCTTGGAAAAGGAGAGTTCGGAGAGTGTTATTGATGGTTCGTATCATTCTCTCGGAACGTCCGTTCTGTTGAGAAGTATGAGGACACGAGAACCGAACAACAATACCGTTGGTTGAGAAGAAGTTTAGGAAGCTGGTATTGTtatactcaccaccattatcacATTGGAACGATTGGATAGAGGATTTGAACTGCGTTTTCACAAAAGCACAGAAGTCAATGAACTTAGAGAAGACCTCAGATTTCTTTCTTAGTGGATAAACCCATAGAAAATGAGAGAAGTGATCGAGAAAGAGGACATAATATTGAATTCCACTGTTACTTGTAATTGGTGATGTCCAAACGTCGGAATGCACCAACTCAAAAGGAGCAGAAACAATTTTATTTGAATCAAAGAAAGGCTGTTTTAAGTGTTTACCCAATTGACATGCTTCGCAAACAAGTGGAAGTTGTCCTTTATTACAAGAGATGGAATTAGAAGAAATTAAAGAACGCAATGATCCATTGTTGACATGGCCAAGGCGTTTATGCCAGAGAGAAGGAGCAGCAGCAAGGAAAGCTTGAGGAGTGTTCGCCGGTTTATTGAGTTGTGGCGGAACAGAGTAAAGATCCCCTGAACTGTCACTGCGGAGCAGTATCCTCTTGGTGCTTAGATCCTTAATAGAAAAACCAAACGGGTCAAATTCAACCGAGCACCAATTATCATTAGTAAACCGACGAACAGAGATGAGATTCTTGATGATATTAGGAGCAACAAGAACGTTTTTCAATGAAAGAGGACGAGAGTATGAAGCTAAAGAAGTAGAGCCTTTTGAAGTAATGGGAATAAGAGAACCGTTTCCAACTTTGACTGACATTCCGGTGCTATTTTTAAGAACAGAATTTAGTGTACCTGACGACGATGCTAGGTGAGCTGTAGCACCTGAGTCCATATACCAGTCTGCAGCGCCTGGATCAGCAATAGTCAAGGTGTTGAAGGCTTGAGCAAAATCGGTTGTCGGTTGGTATTGAGTGTCAGCAACTAGAGCctgttgttgctgttgttgaCGTTGAGGAGCAGGACCGAGAATGCCTCTGTTTGCTTGCTGAATCCATGGAGTAGGGAATCCAGGCCACTGCATCATTGGTGGTTGATAGAACGGTACAGAGTAATGAGGATTCCAATTGCCGGTTTGCCAGTTGTTGTTCCAAGAGCGTTGCTGGTTGTTGCGTCCACGACCACGGCCTCGATTGTTCTGCTTCCTGTTCCCATTGTTGAAGCGCTGAGGTTGTTTTTCTGTTGAGACTGTGAGAACCGTCGATGAGGAAGCGTTGTCTGCAGTCGCTGGCGGCTTAGTACCCTTCTTAAGTCGTGTTTCCTCGTTGAGAAGCATCTGTTTCGCTGTATCAAACGTAGGAAAGGGTTCCTTGTGTTTGATGACATTGAGGATGTTGTCGTACTTCTCGTTCAAGCCGTTCAGTAGGTACATCACGAGTGTTCTGTCCGGTACTGGAGCGTCGAGATTGGCCAAGAGATCTGATATGGACTTGAGTGTTTGACAATACTCGTGCACAGTACGATCTCCAATTTCCGTGGTGCGCAAGTCATGGTCGAGTTGGAGTGCTCGAACTTCCTTATTGTTTCTGAATTGGTTCTCGACGCGGAGCCAGATATCACGTGCGCATCCACCAGTTTGGAACGTGCTGCGGAACAACGGTTGAGTCAAGGTGCCGTATAACCATAGCTTTACCAATCCGTCCTTCTTCTTCCAGGCCATGTCATCATCGTTTGCAGGGAGAGAGGTGCCGTCGATGTGACCGATCACATCAAATGCTAGACAGTGAGTGAGAAACAACTCACGCCAAGCGTTATAGTTGTGATCTTCAAAGTCGAGAGTGATAGGGATGTGGGTTTTAATGTTCGTTACGCCAAAGGCACGGTCGAAATCAACGGGATTTGGCGCGGCCATTGACGGAGAACTTTAGAAGAGAGAGATGATGGAAAGAAATTTAGAAAGAaagggaagagaagaagattagGGTCTCAAGAGctttggctctgataccatgaaattGTATGTATTTCCTTTATCAATCATGAACACGATACAATCAATATATACACAAGGTTGTTCTACGGTTCCTCTATACAAGGGATATGGTCAAGTATCGAGATCCTAGAATATAGGAACATATCGTTGAGCATATTCTTTCAACTATGTCCCGGCATTAAGTGGCCATGAGTATAAAGGAACTACTCCTCCGCGCACAATGGACGAAGAGTATGACCTCATGGCTAAACAAGTCACGGAGACTCAGGTTTTGTTGTATCTTATTTCTCTGTGTAAAATTGATTGATCGATCTTCAGGAATCTTTTTGGTTGGTTGGTTGTTTAGGGATTCGACATGGATTTCAGTCAGTTCCGCTACGATTTTAATTACAGACCCGTTGATTTCGATGATAACAGTTTGGTCATAGACGGAGAAACCATGAGAGATTTATTGAACAGGCTTTCTCGTCAATCCCTTGAGCAATACAATCAGGACAAGGTTGATAACTCCTTCCACTTTGCATTTTTATCTACTAATGGGTTTTTGCTTTACCaggaaacaaaatatgaatTAGTGGAGGTTTTCAAAGCCAACTATCACATGGCTGGTGCTGGCATGATGTTTTTCATTACCTTTCAAGCTAAACaagatttttcttcttctggtgaTGTTCCAAAAACAACATTTCAAGCTAAATCTCACTATTCCTATTTTTCCCCAAATAAGTACATCACCTGCCATCTTAAAGCACCACCTGAGAAGAAAGGTACCAACcccttttgttgttgtttctttctaatattaaaattttgaatttggttatctatactattaaagcaggatcctattttaaaaattacctTAGCCTGCCATTTTCTTTattaacattgcatgtttcattaagggtaatcaagtaatattaataactcatatatattGGATCATTTATTTCGGATCCAGCCCACATCAAATCTCttttgggccatttgggccgattaagaaatcagatccaattctcacatttttttttcctttgggccattgagtccaagttcaaataatttttttttttaaatatccttaattattttttttcttttcttaatataatttaagcattcataaaaaaaaattgtttttttcattgaaaaatatatatatattttttattaaaaaattaactacattataaaattaatttatcagagttaccaacttaattcattaaagaaataaagtttattttttaacataaatattcatttaaaataaaatatgataaataaagataaaaattttaagtcttttataaaataaacataaatatatgaaaatataacatctatactattaaagcaggatcctattttaaaaattacctTAGCCTGCCATTTTCTTTattaacattgcatgtttcattaagggtaatcaagtaatattaataactcaTCTATATTGGATCATTTATTTCGGATCCAGCCCacatcaaatctctcttggaccatttgggccgattaagaaatcagatccaattctcacatttttttttcctttgggccattgagtccaagttcaaataatttttttttaaatatccttaattattttttttcttttcttaatataatttaagcattcataaaaaaaattgtttttttcattgaaaaatatatatatattttttattaaaaaattaactacattataaaattaatttatcagagttaccaacttaattcattaaagaaataaagtttattttttaacataaatattcatttaaaataaaatatgataaataaagataaaaattttaagtcttttataaaataaacataaatatatgaaaatataacatttactaaatatttgtctattgaaaaaaataataataataaacccgcgctttgaaagcgcgggtcaaaatctagtatatctTATATCTGGATCGTCTTGGCAGTTCATCCCATTGATTCTACTGAGAGAGAATTTGCCAAGAAACCAAggtatgtaaaatatatatatatatatctccagtgtagagagttttttttcttccttttgttGGCTTTTTATATGGTTCTTAAGGCGTTTTATGTGTCTTGTTATCCACAGGTTGACACAGGACAAGGATGCAAGCACTGATGCACGATGACTTGCAACACTTCCATATACTATCTGCCTTTTCGTTCCTTGTTTACTAGAGATCCATTGGAATGTTGTTGTTCATACTTTTTAACAAGAGCTCAATTTTCACAAACTTTGAAAACAACTTCTGTTAACTATCTGTGTCTTTTACGTTTAACTACGAACCCGATATATAGAATTGTTAAACGTAACACATGAATCCCCTATTAAATTATCCCAGTATCTATCATTCGTTGCCAAAGTTAACTGCAATGTAAGTAACAACGATTGCAGTAATGATAGTTAACAATTAAAGGATAGAGTCTTGTGTCTAAGATTCATCTGGCTGATGTTCTCTCAGAGTGAATCCCTGTGGGCAGAATGGCATAGAAAGTACAGTCTCAATGGGATAAGCTTATGGGCAGTTCAAGAATCTCTCTCTGACTCGTGGGCATGGAAACAAATACTGAAGCTCCGACCAGAAGGCAGAAATTTCATAAAGCCAATCTTGGGAAATGGACAGAAAATTAGCTTCTGGTTTGACTCTTGGACTCCGTTAGGGCAGTTGATTCAGTTCTTAGGACAAGCCGGCCCAAGACAGCTACAGGTCCAACTTCATGCCTCGGGCTCCGCTGCTTGCAGTAACACTGGCTGGTGTATTGCCTCTCCACGATCTGATGAAGCCATGGAGCTTCACACTTTCCTAACTTCTATTCCCTGTCCTGTCTTTGCGGAGGCTACTGATTCTTATGTTTGGACTACCTCCACTTGTGAGGAGCCAAGGTTCAACGCAACTAAGACTTGGCAGGACTTAAGACCACGAGGCCCCACCCTTACCGCTTCTGACTTAATCTGGTTTAAAGGGGGCATACCGAGAAACAACTTTACTATGTGGGTGGCAAATGCGGACAGATTACCAACGAGGGCGAGATTAGCTTCTTGGGGTCTACAGATCCCAACTCAATGCTGTCTATGCTCTATTTCGAGTGAGACCCGTGATCACTTGTTCTTGACATGTCAATTTAGTATGGCTGTTTGGAGACTCTCAGTTACTAGACTTGGTGAACCAAACCGACTATTCTGCTCTTGGGCAGAGCTCCTCTCATGGATCCGAGGTACCTCTACTGCTGCCCCGTCCATTCTTAGGAAGTTAGTAGCTCAAGCAGCCGTCTACCACCTGTGGAAGCAAAGGAACAATGTCCTGCACAACCAGATCGTGCTCTCCCCTGACGCAATATTCAGACTGATTGACAAGGAGCTGAAGAACACAATCAATGCAAGGAGCAAGAGGAAGCAATTCCTCAACCTTATGTCTAAATGGATGAGCTGAAATCAACTTAGCTTTGCGGCTATTTTATGTTACTATcttgttttttctctttttttgccAAGTAGTAACAAACTCTAGATCTACTCTACTTGTAAATCTTCTttcatttatatgatatttatcttttagcaaaaaaaaaaaaaaaaaaaaataaaggataTGTGAAACGACAAAGCTTACTTTACCCGCAACGGAAGTAACAAcgataatctatactattaaaacatgatcttattgtcataattaccttagtctgccttcactaacattgcatgttttattaagggcaattaagtaatattaataacaaatctatattgggtcattattttgGGATCCAGCCCACATCAAATCTCTTTTGGGTCATTTGGGCCTactaaaaaatcagattcaattctcactttttttttctttgggccattgagtccaagttcaaataattttttttcaactattcttaattattatttttttcttttcttaatataatttaagcattcataaaaataattgaatttttttattgaaaaatataaatctttattaaaagtatataattttttaattaaaatattaaccccatgataaaattaatttatcaaagttataccaacttaattcattaaaaaaataaagtttaattttttaaacataaatagtcatttaaaatgaaatacgataaataaagataaaaattttatgttttttataaaataaaacacaaatatatgaaaatgtgacatttactaaatatttgtcaattgaaaaagaaaaaaataaacccgcgctttaaaagcgcgggtcaaaatctagttaataaTTAAAGGATATGTGAAACGACAAAGTGAAATCGATAGTGCACTAAAATTTAGAGAAGGGTATTAAAATGTGAAAACGTTTCTGAACCAATCAATACATTAAATTAGCATCATGACCTATTAATATATGTTGAGTCCAACATAaaaatatctattctattaatatAGTTTCATGAAAGATAAGTTTGTAacacatgtatttttttctaattataaagtataatatatttatttttattctttgcctagtataatataatataatttaaaactattatttgataaaataatatttaaatgtaagAATGTCAATTAAACTAAAATACCTCTGTGAGACCAATATTAGTTTGTTAATGGATTACTTAGAGAAAACGTCCACGACGAGAGATCCGGATTCATCCGAG
Above is a window of Brassica napus cultivar Da-Ae chromosome A10, Da-Ae, whole genome shotgun sequence DNA encoding:
- the LOC125579379 gene encoding uncharacterized protein LOC125579379 isoform X1, whose amino-acid sequence is MDEEYDLMAKQVTETQGFDMDFSQFRYDFNYRPVDFDDNSLVIDGETMRDLLNRLSRQSLEQYNQDKVDNSFHFAFLSTNGFLLYQETKYELVEVFKANYHMAGAGMMFFITFQAKQDFSSSGDVPKTTFQAKSHYSYFSPNKYITCHLKAPPEKKVHPIDSTEREFAKKPRLTQDKDASTDAR
- the LOC125579379 gene encoding uncharacterized protein LOC125579379 isoform X2, which produces MDEEYDLMAKQVTETQGFDMDFSQFRYDFNYRPVDFDDNSLVIDGETMRDLLNRLSRQSLEQYNQDKETKYELVEVFKANYHMAGAGMMFFITFQAKQDFSSSGDVPKTTFQAKSHYSYFSPNKYITCHLKAPPEKKVHPIDSTEREFAKKPRLTQDKDASTDAR
- the LOC125579379 gene encoding uncharacterized protein LOC125579379 isoform X3, whose protein sequence is MDEEYDLMAKQVTETQGFDMDFSQFRYDFNYRPVDFDDNSLVIDGETMRDLLNRLSRQSLEQYNQDKVDNSFHFAFLSTNGFLLYQETKYELVEVFKANYHMAGAGMMFFITFQAKQDFSSSGDVPKTTFQAKSHYSYFSPNKYITCHLKAPPEKKG
- the LOC125579270 gene encoding uncharacterized protein LOC125579270, whose protein sequence is MFSQSESLWAEWHRKYSLNGISLWAVQESLSDSWAWKQILKLRPEGRNFIKPILGNGQKISFWFDSWTPLGQLIQFLGQAGPRQLQVQLHASGSAACSNTGWCIASPRSDEAMELHTFLTSIPCPVFAEATDSYVWTTSTCEEPRFNATKTWQDLRPRGPTLTASDLIWFKGGIPRNNFTMWVANADRLPTRARLASWGLQIPTQCCLCSISSETRDHLFLTCQFSMAVWRLSVTRLGEPNRLFCSWAELLSWIRGTSTAAPSILRKLVAQAAVYHLWKQRNNVLHNQIVLSPDAIFRLIDKELKNTINARSKRKQFLNLMSKWMS